In a genomic window of Amphiprion ocellaris isolate individual 3 ecotype Okinawa chromosome 11, ASM2253959v1, whole genome shotgun sequence:
- the cd302 gene encoding CD302 antigen, whose translation MELRKDHLGSLLCCVFVLFAHLQLAWTGDCPADGRTWVPFGDRCYHFVHGEEDTIKSYTFGRANTLCQGFELLTVQSAEENDFIIKYSPEVWKGEVSMWLGMYYDTNTEDMKWFGEDPVRYTNWEKAFPSDLLPMETCVALHSNTGKWENVSCTEDYENGVVCETAQKEETKQKPSALLSALVILSVVAIVGVSAVIWFLHQKHNLGSTILTAFEYHPPFRVLDTDQSCLVEAEETDSTP comes from the exons ATGGAGTTGCGGAAGGATCATCTCGgatcactgctgtgttgtgtgttcgtGCTGTTTGCTCACCTGCAGCTGGCCTGGACGGGAG ATTGCCCTGCAGACGGACGCACTTGGGTGCCGTTTGGAGACAGATGTTACCACTTTGTCCACGGAGAAGAAGACACCATCAAAAGCTACACTTTTGGCAGAGCAAACACCCTCTGTCAAGGCTTTG AGCTTTTGACCGTCCAGAGTGCCGAGGAGAATGACTTTATCATTAAATATAGCCCAGAGGTGTGGAAAGGAGAGGTCAGCATGTGGCTGGGAATGTATTATGACACAAACA CTGAAGATATGAAGTGGTTCGGTGAGGACCCAGTGAGATACACCAACTGGGAGAAAGCCTTCCCATCAGACCTCCTCCCCATGGAAACATGTGTGGCTCTGCACAGCAACACTGGAAAGTGGGAAAATGTCAGCTGCACAGAGGATTATGAGAACGGAGTGGTCTGCGAAACAGCACAGA AAGAGGAAACCAAACAGA AACCTAGCGCACTGCTCTCCGCCCTGGTCATTCTCAGCGTGGTGGCTATCGTGGGAGTCTCAGCAGTTATTTGGTTTCTGCACCAGAAGCACAATCTCGGCTCCACTATCCTCACGGCATTCGAGTACCACCCTCCATTCCGAGTCCTGGACACGGACCAGTCCTGCCTGGTGGAGGCTGAGGAGACCGACAGCACACCATAA